The proteins below are encoded in one region of Bremerella sp. P1:
- a CDS encoding DUF58 domain-containing protein, with the protein MSTTQTSASRWAWLTSDYTPWANKYVYWLKTPIGILLALAAVALAMGTFVTPQGYVLLLTILAVVGLGVVWPWVGLRGVSCELKFRTRRCREGEKAEVIVEIVNRWPIPVWGLAIENGFFVEDTASDAAVALARIPGWSRCEFVWRFQPLQRGVYPQAPPRIVTEFPFGLWKAKRPVKVQQELTVWPKTYRLSNFPLPQGNHRSVTSPSDQRTGQEGERTGVRPFRQGDSLRTIHWSLTARHGRFIVSERQGSAQTRARIYVDLDRNSHQGFGPDSTFEWAIRIAASIATELVQQHNVVVLDFGTHEEQMTGAQASMHRTMDRLACLKPTKEPAVMRRSSNGCDWSVSVATDLSQSEKPTKRTIVLRSNGFRAAPEASEKQAVLAHVKPWICVEDHDNAARQLLSQWATKGREAWCGN; encoded by the coding sequence ATGAGTACCACTCAAACGTCTGCCAGCCGTTGGGCCTGGCTGACCAGTGACTATACGCCGTGGGCGAACAAGTACGTCTATTGGCTGAAGACGCCGATCGGCATTTTGCTGGCCTTGGCTGCTGTGGCACTGGCCATGGGGACCTTCGTAACACCGCAGGGATACGTGCTACTACTGACGATCCTGGCCGTTGTTGGGCTGGGCGTGGTGTGGCCGTGGGTTGGGCTGCGAGGCGTTTCGTGCGAATTGAAGTTCCGCACGCGTCGTTGCCGCGAAGGGGAGAAGGCGGAAGTCATAGTCGAAATTGTCAATCGTTGGCCGATCCCGGTGTGGGGATTAGCGATCGAAAATGGCTTCTTTGTTGAGGACACGGCGAGCGACGCCGCGGTGGCACTAGCCCGCATTCCCGGTTGGTCGCGATGCGAGTTCGTCTGGCGGTTTCAACCACTCCAGCGTGGCGTCTACCCGCAGGCTCCTCCTCGGATTGTTACCGAATTCCCGTTTGGACTATGGAAAGCCAAGCGACCCGTGAAGGTCCAGCAGGAGCTGACGGTCTGGCCGAAGACGTATCGCCTGTCGAATTTTCCACTACCACAAGGCAACCATCGCAGCGTAACGTCCCCCAGCGATCAGCGGACCGGCCAGGAAGGAGAACGCACCGGCGTTCGACCGTTTCGTCAGGGAGATTCGCTCCGCACCATTCACTGGTCGTTGACTGCCCGGCATGGTCGGTTCATCGTTTCGGAGCGACAAGGTTCCGCTCAAACTCGGGCACGCATCTACGTCGATCTTGATCGCAATTCTCATCAAGGGTTTGGGCCCGATAGCACCTTCGAATGGGCTATCCGCATTGCGGCGAGTATCGCTACCGAGCTCGTTCAACAGCACAACGTCGTCGTTCTGGACTTTGGGACACACGAAGAACAGATGACCGGCGCCCAGGCCAGCATGCATCGGACCATGGATCGACTGGCCTGTCTCAAGCCAACCAAAGAGCCGGCAGTCATGCGAAGGAGTAGCAATGGTTGCGACTGGTCGGTTTCCGTTGCTACCGATCTCAGCCAATCCGAGAAGCCAACCAAACGGACGATCGTGCTGCGAAGCAATGGTTTTCGAGCGGCGCCAGAAGCTTCTGAGAAGCAGGCCGTGTTAGCACATGTCAAACCTTGGATTTGTGTCGAAGACCATGACAACGCTGCTCGCCAGTTGCTTTCGCAGTGGGCCACGAAAGGACGGGAGGCTTGGTGTGGTAACTGA
- the hflC gene encoding protease modulator HflC has product MENAIEHQSNQTAPLWTKFVRIGLGISIFILLVAYPCYVQVSEGTSVVVTRFGKPTRQLMEPGAYFKLPWPVEDARVVDLRQHVFNTPYTATLTHDRRNVVLSTFVVWNVADPLLFLQSSGSVEAVSAKIDGMVTAAKNTRMGGYDLSALVSTDSAQLQTQRIEQQLLQDVQQDALEKFGIQILQIGINRIAYESSNVSAVLAQMKAEREAAAKQLRALGEKDANAIRDDAVVRSEEILRDGRLEAGRIRADAEQKVSEIYAQAHLRDPEFYRYWRSLEALKRSLGSDSTIILRTNEGFMDLLTDPPQVPQTGSPSSLPTTSEDRTAKFPSGNTQATAERQP; this is encoded by the coding sequence ATGGAAAACGCAATCGAACATCAATCCAATCAGACAGCACCACTCTGGACGAAATTCGTACGGATTGGTCTGGGAATTTCGATCTTCATTCTGCTGGTGGCCTATCCCTGCTACGTTCAGGTATCGGAAGGGACATCCGTGGTTGTCACTCGCTTCGGCAAGCCAACTCGGCAGTTGATGGAACCCGGGGCGTATTTCAAGCTTCCGTGGCCCGTCGAAGATGCCCGCGTTGTCGACTTGCGGCAACATGTCTTCAACACGCCCTACACGGCAACGCTAACGCACGATCGCCGCAACGTGGTTCTCTCTACATTTGTAGTCTGGAATGTGGCCGACCCGCTGCTATTTCTTCAATCCTCCGGAAGTGTCGAAGCCGTGTCCGCGAAGATCGATGGCATGGTAACCGCCGCCAAGAATACGCGGATGGGCGGCTACGATCTGTCCGCGTTGGTTTCAACCGACTCGGCTCAACTGCAGACCCAACGCATCGAACAGCAACTTCTGCAAGACGTGCAGCAAGATGCACTCGAGAAGTTTGGAATTCAGATCCTTCAGATCGGGATCAATCGAATTGCCTACGAGTCTTCCAATGTCTCGGCCGTCCTGGCCCAGATGAAAGCCGAACGGGAAGCCGCAGCGAAGCAGCTGCGAGCCCTGGGCGAGAAAGATGCCAACGCGATTCGCGACGATGCAGTCGTGCGGAGCGAAGAGATTTTGCGAGACGGCCGTTTGGAAGCAGGCCGCATTCGGGCCGACGCCGAGCAAAAGGTTTCGGAGATTTACGCACAAGCTCATTTGCGAGATCCCGAGTTCTACCGGTATTGGCGTTCGCTGGAAGCCCTCAAGCGAAGTCTCGGAAGTGATTCGACGATTATCCTGCGAACGAATGAAGGATTCATGGATCTGCTGACCGATCCGCCTCAGGTTCCCCAAACGGGCTCTCCGTCCTCGCTGCCAACGACGTCCGAGGACCGTACGGCGAAGTTTCCTTCCGGCAATACCCAGGCAACCGCGGAGAGGCAGCCATGA
- the hflK gene encoding protease modulator HflK, translating to MSNVSEQDAHALPSPELRAWIGQLLWMVGVSAALTFGYAFYSESALFRGLGIQLLLTVVLLWSTRRSIEIQASTLSGQAKSIEAWSLHTIFTAGPMFVLLIGVIMSLLVGRVEVARPLSPQEIATSAILAVLMASLWTALGKMTQGISEEPSGDLATIRLTLHEARVGWFLAAAAQLASSVLASIPQWLAVIVHVYLAIVIGESVLRLLIAWFQLERISGTDRGELPDPLDSLFREVLLSSLNPLDTLFKIAERRFGLSLRSSWSIRFFRRATPVALLVSILVFWLSTSLVIVQPDQLALSEVLGQVQLEPLQPGLHTKYPWPFGSVRRVSVGEIRTLQIGFSQPVDEKAVVAVEPRSMLWTEPHANEFALVLGTQSELVAVNAQIYYQVGKNVEQLKNYLVRHADPAKTLEAVAYQVLREETENATLDQVLTEDRQAFAQRIASKVTEKSRDMQLGIEIVDISLLSLHPPVEAADAYLDVSNAESDAARRVIQARGDAQAKLLGAEKESAALVASAKQAAAKRVGLAGQEASHFAEASKAYRAAPETYRTRLWFDTYEKALPGRQVYVIDSQLQDVLVTEPNASLTPTVIPPLASPSP from the coding sequence ATGAGTAATGTTTCTGAGCAAGACGCACACGCTTTACCTTCCCCTGAACTTCGTGCCTGGATCGGGCAGCTTTTGTGGATGGTTGGTGTTAGTGCCGCGTTGACCTTTGGCTATGCATTCTATAGTGAGTCGGCCCTGTTTCGCGGTCTGGGGATTCAACTGCTGTTGACGGTCGTTCTGCTGTGGTCGACTCGTCGGTCGATCGAGATTCAAGCATCGACTTTATCGGGCCAAGCGAAATCGATCGAAGCCTGGTCGCTGCATACAATATTCACGGCAGGCCCCATGTTCGTGCTACTGATTGGCGTGATCATGTCACTGCTGGTCGGTCGTGTTGAAGTCGCTCGTCCACTGTCTCCGCAAGAAATCGCGACCTCGGCGATTCTCGCTGTGCTTATGGCAAGCCTGTGGACTGCGTTGGGGAAGATGACTCAGGGGATTTCCGAAGAACCTTCCGGCGATCTAGCGACCATTAGACTAACGCTCCACGAAGCTCGCGTGGGGTGGTTCCTCGCTGCGGCGGCTCAGCTGGCATCGTCCGTGCTGGCGAGTATTCCCCAGTGGCTTGCCGTCATTGTTCATGTCTATTTGGCCATCGTAATCGGCGAGAGCGTACTGCGATTGTTGATTGCCTGGTTCCAGTTGGAACGCATTAGCGGTACTGATCGGGGAGAGTTGCCTGACCCCCTCGACTCGCTCTTTCGTGAAGTCCTGCTGTCCTCGCTAAATCCTCTCGACACGTTGTTTAAGATTGCTGAGCGACGTTTCGGATTGAGTCTTCGCTCTTCCTGGTCGATCCGATTCTTCCGCCGGGCAACGCCGGTAGCTTTGCTGGTATCCATACTTGTATTCTGGTTGTCGACTTCGCTTGTGATCGTACAGCCTGACCAGTTGGCACTCTCGGAAGTATTGGGACAGGTCCAATTGGAACCGCTCCAGCCTGGTTTGCACACCAAGTATCCTTGGCCATTTGGGAGTGTGCGACGTGTATCGGTTGGCGAGATCCGCACACTTCAAATAGGGTTCTCGCAGCCGGTGGATGAAAAGGCTGTCGTCGCTGTCGAGCCGCGCTCGATGCTCTGGACTGAACCGCACGCCAATGAGTTCGCCCTGGTGTTGGGGACCCAGTCGGAGTTGGTCGCTGTCAACGCTCAGATCTATTACCAGGTTGGCAAGAACGTCGAGCAACTTAAAAACTATCTCGTGCGACACGCGGACCCAGCCAAGACGCTCGAGGCGGTCGCTTACCAGGTACTTCGTGAAGAAACGGAAAATGCGACTCTCGACCAGGTACTGACCGAAGATCGCCAGGCATTTGCCCAGCGAATCGCCAGCAAAGTGACCGAGAAGTCTCGGGACATGCAACTGGGGATCGAGATAGTGGATATCAGCTTGCTGAGTTTGCATCCGCCTGTCGAGGCAGCCGATGCCTATTTGGATGTCAGCAATGCCGAGAGCGATGCTGCGCGACGGGTGATTCAAGCACGCGGCGACGCTCAAGCCAAGCTCCTGGGTGCGGAAAAGGAATCCGCCGCACTGGTCGCGTCCGCGAAGCAGGCTGCTGCCAAGCGGGTTGGGCTGGCAGGCCAAGAAGCATCCCACTTTGCCGAGGCCAGCAAAGCCTATCGGGCGGCCCCGGAAACCTATCGAACGCGGCTTTGGTTCGATACCTACGAAAAAGCTCTCCCTGGCCGGCAAGTCTACGTGATTGACTCGCAGCTTCAGGATGTACTCGTCACGGAGCCCAATGCCTCGTTAACTCCTACCGTCATTCCACCACTCGCATCACCGTCCCCCTAG
- a CDS encoding permease, translating into MTFGDFWHTFSVEQSVVTLLMTMVRIFVESSATILIGILGAAAIRVSGGYSILQKWLGPAGSFERTFRLLAACLCVPVCALGVIPLAKELSDGGMPRRDLAVLWLVAPLLNPLSILYAISVLPIWQCGVFLLVACAYAVVVAEVAGRFFEEPQNRKPSSIPEVTNGTTRLWNAAVAAGQIVTGWSIVYIVLGMIISGVVVGLVPSGAFERIFSYQNTTGPLETMVLTGPQMVTPITFTMAVSAIHSTHLAFACAIVLQLLGVAWCGGTVLAMRSVWGIQRTLALLLVTLVLATTVSYGTYSVFPPAPGDEEETHGLDTLARPYHANVGQFSLALSQQLNHTDLIMQAGTTLLGILALWGIVVRFRGLRFREDPISSTDAKPSAGRWNVELTPGQVGMSLIGVAAFGIIMLMYSIFPSVEESFEQMKKVSADAVIAVKTNKTHVAQQKLAEWDTVAARMPVGWVLRMGVPNTQQASEIRALRELLWKTRQQFAQAELTDAEVRERGAELIDQFQSCRVVCLGDKT; encoded by the coding sequence ATGACATTTGGTGATTTCTGGCACACATTCTCGGTCGAACAGTCGGTGGTTACACTACTGATGACGATGGTCCGCATTTTCGTGGAGTCGTCCGCCACGATACTTATCGGAATCCTTGGCGCAGCGGCTATTCGCGTCAGCGGTGGCTACAGCATATTGCAGAAGTGGCTGGGACCGGCAGGCAGCTTCGAGCGAACGTTTCGTTTGCTGGCAGCTTGTTTATGCGTTCCGGTGTGTGCTCTTGGCGTCATTCCGCTTGCGAAGGAACTTTCCGACGGGGGCATGCCACGTCGTGACTTGGCCGTGCTGTGGCTTGTTGCTCCACTGCTCAACCCCTTGTCGATTCTCTACGCGATCAGCGTATTGCCAATCTGGCAATGTGGTGTATTTCTGCTGGTTGCTTGCGCCTACGCCGTCGTCGTTGCCGAGGTTGCCGGGCGGTTTTTCGAAGAGCCCCAGAACAGGAAGCCAAGTTCCATTCCCGAGGTAACCAACGGCACAACGAGACTCTGGAACGCCGCCGTCGCGGCTGGGCAAATCGTGACGGGTTGGTCGATCGTCTACATCGTGCTTGGCATGATTATCTCAGGCGTGGTCGTCGGTCTGGTTCCATCGGGGGCGTTCGAAAGAATATTCTCGTATCAAAATACGACGGGGCCTTTGGAAACGATGGTGTTGACGGGGCCGCAGATGGTGACCCCGATCACGTTCACCATGGCGGTGTCAGCCATTCATTCCACACACCTTGCGTTTGCGTGTGCCATTGTTCTGCAACTGCTCGGTGTTGCGTGGTGTGGGGGTACCGTGCTGGCGATGCGTTCGGTTTGGGGAATCCAGCGTACGCTGGCACTCCTGTTAGTGACACTAGTTCTGGCGACTACCGTCAGCTATGGAACTTACTCCGTGTTCCCACCGGCCCCTGGTGACGAAGAGGAAACTCACGGCCTCGATACACTGGCCCGCCCCTACCATGCGAACGTTGGCCAGTTCTCTCTGGCGTTGAGTCAACAACTGAACCATACCGACCTGATCATGCAGGCCGGCACGACGCTACTCGGTATCCTTGCGTTGTGGGGCATCGTGGTTCGGTTCCGGGGGCTTCGCTTTCGTGAAGATCCTATCTCTTCAACCGATGCGAAACCGTCCGCTGGTCGCTGGAATGTCGAGTTGACGCCGGGACAAGTTGGCATGTCGCTTATTGGCGTGGCCGCGTTCGGAATCATCATGCTGATGTATTCCATCTTCCCTAGCGTGGAGGAATCGTTCGAGCAAATGAAAAAGGTATCCGCCGACGCGGTGATCGCGGTGAAGACCAACAAGACGCATGTTGCCCAACAGAAACTTGCCGAGTGGGATACGGTGGCTGCTCGGATGCCGGTGGGTTGGGTTCTGAGGATGGGCGTTCCCAATACTCAACAGGCGTCAGAAATCCGAGCCCTTCGAGAGTTGCTTTGGAAGACGCGTCAACAGTTCGCTCAGGCCGAATTGACCGATGCGGAGGTAAGAGAACGAGGAGCCGAATTGATCGATCAATTTCAATCGTGCCGAGTCGTCTGTTTGGGAGACAAGACATGA
- a CDS encoding transglutaminase-like domain-containing protein, which produces MVTDKFTQRIHFAMVITAALGVQLAISHGELGFWWQWLEVAMVAAVAWLCACYLSPTEPLRDTRVMGLLIAVVAGHFVLEQVLYQVFPRSGQLFEGQVSLALRNLMIASLPFRSERRIANMTTLTSLALMAVSVFMSVYWSVTICGIVYAVLGVGWLVTSYWDRIAGRFPEGTKSEIPRGAVGLAFCLAVLLAATAIGIAGTNHATRALAGFMPSSGGNRVSDVRSQGGVGDGDDLVQGTKDAMSFGPTESEVFLESKMPSLFDVFDDTYDAPVIKKKTLQKAISLPPSKMEHRHSRVATTKSKGNDFSLLRKNEARRQKSLDDKKSPALFYVKGRVPLHLRTTIYDQFDGVNLQAADSHDEPPLKLIKEEGVPWFNISCPLSEEHIHSTEEHLLKFINLKTDRIPSPPRLARFQIKDVDREDMFGLAVDGHPRITVDFIPQLTVMRVQSFLVSSPTLLSDYATSKLQQSISLPDQEASAPRIRELAHQLTAGLQPGWQQVAAVRDHLRSEYVHASDSQLTEDIEFPVETFLFDTKQGPDYLFATATSLLLRELGYTSRVVSGFYADPQHFDTGTWQTPVAKEDVHFWVEVSWDGKVWHPLEPTPGYELLTPRLTPWQRLQAACMAAFKWCVSNWIPLTVAAIVIVVVFVLFARLADIALRLANRYAWFGSDRNRILWTARLMQWRARIQGHRRPEGKTFARWIQECCQPISQDFVAATNWALYSPTLSCPFSHSEIDRVCNEAFTTFVHSPPPKSSASASKELS; this is translated from the coding sequence GTGGTAACTGACAAGTTCACCCAAAGAATTCATTTCGCGATGGTGATAACCGCTGCCTTGGGAGTGCAGTTGGCAATTAGTCACGGTGAACTGGGTTTCTGGTGGCAGTGGTTGGAAGTCGCGATGGTAGCCGCGGTCGCCTGGCTGTGTGCCTGTTACCTGTCGCCAACTGAGCCGCTACGCGACACACGTGTGATGGGGCTACTGATTGCCGTAGTTGCCGGTCACTTCGTGCTGGAACAAGTTCTCTACCAGGTGTTTCCCCGATCAGGTCAGCTGTTTGAAGGACAGGTGTCCCTCGCGCTACGCAACCTCATGATTGCGTCTCTGCCGTTTCGATCGGAGAGGCGGATCGCCAACATGACTACGCTGACAAGCCTGGCCTTGATGGCAGTTAGCGTCTTCATGAGTGTTTATTGGTCGGTGACGATCTGTGGAATTGTTTACGCAGTGCTCGGCGTGGGTTGGCTAGTGACCTCGTACTGGGATCGTATCGCGGGAAGGTTTCCGGAGGGGACGAAGTCGGAAATTCCTCGCGGTGCCGTAGGGCTCGCGTTCTGTCTGGCCGTTTTGCTCGCGGCAACTGCAATTGGCATCGCAGGTACGAACCACGCGACACGAGCACTGGCCGGATTCATGCCTAGTTCCGGAGGAAATCGCGTTTCCGATGTGCGATCCCAAGGTGGTGTCGGTGATGGGGATGACCTGGTTCAAGGTACCAAAGATGCGATGAGCTTCGGGCCGACCGAGAGCGAAGTCTTTCTCGAGTCGAAGATGCCGAGCCTATTCGACGTGTTCGATGACACCTATGACGCTCCGGTGATCAAGAAGAAAACACTCCAGAAGGCAATCAGCCTTCCCCCATCAAAGATGGAGCATCGCCACTCACGCGTCGCGACGACCAAATCGAAGGGAAACGACTTTAGCCTGCTGCGCAAGAATGAGGCTCGTCGGCAGAAGTCCCTCGACGATAAGAAGTCGCCGGCATTGTTCTATGTGAAAGGACGCGTGCCACTGCATTTGCGGACGACCATCTATGATCAATTTGATGGCGTCAACCTACAAGCAGCTGACAGTCACGATGAACCTCCTCTGAAGTTGATCAAGGAGGAGGGAGTGCCATGGTTCAACATTTCGTGTCCCTTGTCGGAGGAACACATCCATTCCACCGAAGAGCATCTCCTGAAGTTCATCAATCTAAAGACAGATCGCATTCCGTCCCCTCCGCGCCTGGCACGCTTTCAGATCAAAGACGTCGATCGAGAGGATATGTTTGGCTTGGCAGTCGATGGGCATCCTCGGATAACCGTGGACTTCATTCCGCAGCTTACGGTCATGCGGGTACAGTCGTTCCTGGTTAGTTCGCCAACTCTGCTCAGCGACTATGCGACCAGCAAGCTTCAGCAAAGCATTTCGCTTCCAGACCAGGAGGCTTCGGCTCCACGAATTCGTGAGCTTGCTCACCAGTTAACCGCCGGCTTGCAGCCTGGATGGCAGCAGGTCGCGGCGGTGCGAGATCATCTACGAAGCGAATACGTACACGCGTCCGATAGCCAACTGACTGAGGATATCGAGTTCCCTGTTGAGACGTTTCTTTTCGATACGAAGCAGGGACCTGATTATCTCTTTGCTACGGCCACCTCGCTTCTCCTGCGGGAATTGGGGTACACGTCACGCGTGGTGAGCGGATTCTACGCGGATCCACAGCACTTTGATACCGGTACCTGGCAAACTCCAGTCGCGAAGGAAGACGTTCACTTCTGGGTGGAAGTCTCTTGGGATGGCAAAGTATGGCATCCCCTCGAACCCACTCCCGGTTACGAACTCTTAACACCGAGGCTGACTCCTTGGCAGCGACTTCAGGCTGCCTGCATGGCTGCATTCAAGTGGTGCGTCAGCAATTGGATACCACTTACCGTTGCTGCCATCGTGATTGTCGTCGTCTTTGTGCTATTCGCCCGCTTGGCAGACATCGCTCTTCGTCTGGCCAATCGGTATGCCTGGTTTGGCAGCGATCGTAATCGAATCCTTTGGACGGCACGTTTAATGCAGTGGCGAGCGAGGATTCAAGGACACCGACGTCCGGAAGGAAAGACGTTTGCCCGTTGGATTCAAGAGTGCTGCCAACCCATCTCGCAGGATTTTGTCGCTGCCACGAATTGGGCGCTTTATTCACCGACGTTAAGTTGCCCATTCTCCCATAGCGAAATCGATCGTGTTTGCAACGAAGCATTCACCACGTTTGTTCATTCGCCTCCCCCGAAAAGTTCAGCATCCGCTTCTAAGGAGCTATCGTGA
- a CDS encoding AAA family ATPase, with amino-acid sequence MIDGIRQALNQTLKGKQDVVEKVIACVLARGHILLEDLPGLGKTTLAKALSTAIGGDFARVQCTPDLMPSDVTGFNMFNQKTREFEFVPGPVFSDVLLADEINRATPRTQSSLFEAMAERQVTIDKHCHRLSESFFVIATQNPVDSHGAYPLPEAQLDRFAMRLSIGYPGKDNEIEMLASNIHRGDREQADVETVLTPRQLQQLQNHVSQVHIETNLLRYMVELAEFTRNRSEVTLGVSPRGLLTLQRVAQAWAHLNGRDFVTPDDIQEMAHPVLNVRLSGEFDDSAELIEEMLRTVPVPVTRG; translated from the coding sequence ATGATCGACGGCATTCGCCAGGCGTTAAATCAGACCCTGAAGGGCAAGCAAGACGTTGTGGAGAAGGTAATTGCCTGCGTGTTGGCTCGGGGGCACATCCTGCTGGAAGACCTTCCGGGGCTGGGAAAGACCACCCTGGCCAAGGCACTTTCGACAGCGATCGGAGGTGACTTTGCCCGCGTGCAGTGTACGCCAGACTTGATGCCCAGCGATGTGACTGGCTTCAACATGTTTAATCAAAAGACGCGTGAGTTCGAGTTCGTTCCGGGGCCGGTCTTTTCCGACGTGCTGCTGGCCGACGAAATCAATCGTGCCACGCCGCGTACGCAATCCTCCCTGTTTGAAGCGATGGCAGAGCGGCAGGTAACCATCGACAAGCATTGCCACCGCCTGTCGGAATCGTTCTTCGTGATTGCCACCCAAAACCCGGTCGACAGTCACGGCGCCTATCCCTTGCCGGAAGCCCAACTCGACCGGTTCGCCATGCGGCTGAGTATTGGCTACCCCGGCAAGGACAACGAGATCGAGATGTTGGCCTCCAACATCCATCGTGGCGATCGAGAGCAAGCAGATGTCGAGACCGTGCTAACTCCGCGGCAACTGCAACAGCTTCAAAACCATGTTTCCCAGGTGCATATCGAAACGAACTTGCTCCGATACATGGTCGAGTTGGCCGAATTCACCCGCAACCGTAGCGAAGTCACGCTGGGCGTCAGTCCCCGTGGATTATTGACGTTGCAGCGTGTGGCCCAGGCCTGGGCTCATTTGAATGGTCGCGACTTCGTCACGCCGGACGACATTCAAGAGATGGCGCACCCAGTACTGAATGTCCGCTTGTCGGGCGAATTCGACGATTCAGCGGAGCTCATTGAAGAGATGCTGCGTACCGTTCCTGTTCCCGTGACGCGGGGTTGA